Proteins from a genomic interval of Xiphias gladius isolate SHS-SW01 ecotype Sanya breed wild chromosome 23, ASM1685928v1, whole genome shotgun sequence:
- the zgc:162144 gene encoding RD3 domain-containing protein: MFPWSAVFSLEPKVPGQRTAEELVTNTLMLELGAMVKRTERIHLERVTEGRRRRRSCSSTADYSWLANTPTLQPYQLTPNNLLELQDLCTKIPPAQCGPAIVRFRRLVSQMEPEVHEVPRLFRSVLRDCVDEMNRNEDVQTQDTVFEKQQRSKSLSFVTFRTKFCTGNLFKGNGMRGSRGNLQQQVDWSDEEEDGEAEEEAIKARATKGRSNSMPDISPMEQTTQGGEKGGRVRGEVIQSGWWEGRKKHL, encoded by the exons ATGTTTCCTTGGTCCGCTGTTTTCTCCCTTGAGCCCAAAGTGCCCGGCCAGCGCACGGCTGAGGAGTTGGTAACCAATACTCTGATGTTGGAGCTGGGGGCCATGGTGAAACGCACTGAACGCATCCATttagagagagtgacagagggTCGGCGCCGCCGTCGCAGCTGCTCCTCCACAGCTGACTACAGCTGGCTGGCCAACACCCCAACCCTGCAGCCCTACCAACTGACACCCAACAACCTGCTGGAACTGCAGGACCTCTGTACCAAGATCCCTCCTGCACAATGTGGCCCTGCAATTGTTag GTTCAGGAGGCTGGTGTCGCAGATGGAGCCCGAGGTTCACGAGGTTCCCCGGCTGTTTCGCTCAGTACTGCGCGACTGCGTGGACGAGATGAACAGAAATGAAGATGTTCAGACGCAGGACACAGTGTTTGAGAAGCAGCAGCGCAGCAAGAGCCTCTCATTTGTTACTTTCCGCACAAAGTTTTGCACGGGGAACTTGTTCAAAGGCAACGGAATGAGAGGCTCCAGGGGGaatctgcagcagcaggtggattggtcagatgaggaggaggatggagaagcagaggaagaggccATCAAGGCCAGGGCGACGAAGGGAAGGAGCAACAGCATGCCAGATATAAGCCCGATGGAGCAAACTACCCaggggggagagaaaggagggagagtcAGGGGTGAGGTAATCCAGAGCGGATGgtgggagggaaggaagaaacaTCTATAG